One window from the genome of Candidatus Synechococcus calcipolaris G9 encodes:
- a CDS encoding carbohydrate ABC transporter permease yields the protein MLLPLIWLVSTAFKSPNENIFAFPPQWLPQEPTWANFQTVWQTHPFGQYLWNSTLVASLTVALNLLTSSLAAYPLARLNFVGRDSLFALILATIMIPFQIVMIPLYILTVQLGLRNTYVGVIFPAIASAFGIFLLRQAFLGVPKELEEAARLDGCSELGIWWCVMLPAVRPALVTLAIFVFIGAWSDFLWPLIVLDRPELYTLPIGVATLAGMFSLDWRLIAAGSVISIVPVLLVFLALQRYIIPSEIGSGVKG from the coding sequence ATGCTTTTACCCCTGATCTGGTTAGTGAGTACGGCGTTTAAGTCCCCCAATGAAAATATTTTTGCCTTTCCGCCCCAGTGGCTGCCCCAAGAGCCAACCTGGGCCAATTTTCAGACGGTTTGGCAGACCCATCCCTTTGGCCAATACCTCTGGAATAGTACACTGGTGGCCAGCCTCACGGTGGCCCTCAATTTACTCACCTCCTCTTTGGCGGCCTATCCCTTAGCGCGGCTCAATTTTGTCGGTCGGGATAGTCTTTTTGCCCTGATCCTGGCCACAATTATGATTCCCTTTCAGATTGTCATGATTCCCCTCTATATTTTGACGGTGCAGTTGGGCCTGCGAAATACCTATGTTGGGGTCATTTTTCCAGCGATCGCATCAGCCTTTGGCATTTTCCTACTGCGTCAAGCATTTTTAGGCGTGCCCAAGGAACTAGAGGAAGCGGCCCGCTTGGATGGCTGTTCAGAACTGGGGATTTGGTGGTGTGTGATGTTGCCGGCGGTGCGTCCAGCCCTAGTTACCCTAGCTATTTTTGTCTTTATTGGTGCCTGGAGTGATTTCCTCTGGCCCCTGATTGTCCTGGATCGCCCGGAACTCTATACCCTTCCCATTGGCGTGGCCACCCTTGCCGGGATGTTTTCCTTAGATTGGCGGTTAATTGCCGCTGGATCGGTGATTTCCATTGTGCCGGTTTTACTCGTCTTCTTAGCCCTACAGCGATATATTATTCCCTCAGAAATTGGCAGTGGTGTCAAGGGTTGA
- a CDS encoding amino acid ABC transporter substrate-binding protein, with amino-acid sequence MRLLLNSPRFRRYTVSGVLALLALSMPMAAWAETILEKIGRTGVLTAGTRQDAVPFGYVKDGEFVGYSVDILELIRARAERELGKPVKLEIKPVDVSTRIPMVQEGQIDIECGATSSTWARERYVDFTVPFFLTGTQLLVPANSAIKGPATLGDKTVGVIQGTTNEGAVRNIRPEVTVVYVSDRADGIAKLQAGEIDAFASDGALLQGVLKTNPGATQMKIVPDGPIQAEAYACMVPQNQSLWRDMVNMALLSHMEAVVANDPTANGLYDRWFGANGVINYPKALNIDFYKGILNGFERAPR; translated from the coding sequence ATGCGCCTTCTATTGAATTCTCCCCGTTTCCGTCGCTACACAGTGTCCGGTGTTTTGGCTCTGCTGGCCCTATCCATGCCCATGGCGGCGTGGGCCGAGACGATTTTGGAAAAAATTGGGCGTACCGGGGTCTTGACCGCGGGTACTCGCCAGGATGCGGTTCCCTTTGGTTATGTAAAGGACGGCGAATTTGTGGGCTATTCCGTGGATATCCTAGAGCTAATTCGGGCCAGGGCAGAGCGGGAGCTAGGGAAGCCCGTCAAGCTGGAAATCAAGCCCGTGGATGTGAGCACCCGCATTCCCATGGTGCAAGAGGGCCAGATTGACATTGAGTGTGGTGCCACATCGAGTACCTGGGCGCGGGAGCGATACGTTGATTTTACGGTGCCCTTTTTCCTGACCGGAACCCAGTTATTGGTGCCTGCCAATAGTGCCATTAAAGGGCCGGCTACCCTAGGGGACAAAACGGTGGGGGTGATCCAGGGCACGACCAATGAAGGGGCAGTGCGGAATATTCGCCCGGAAGTAACGGTCGTCTACGTCAGCGATCGCGCCGATGGCATCGCCAAGTTACAGGCCGGAGAGATTGATGCCTTTGCCAGTGATGGGGCCCTGCTCCAGGGCGTTCTCAAAACCAATCCGGGGGCAACCCAGATGAAAATTGTACCGGACGGGCCCATTCAAGCGGAAGCCTACGCCTGCATGGTGCCACAAAATCAATCCCTATGGCGAGATATGGTGAATATGGCCCTTTTGTCCCACATGGAAGCGGTGGTTGCCAATGATCCAACGGCCAATGGATTGTACGATCGCTGGTTTGGGGCCAATGGGGTGATTAATTATCCCAAGGCCTTGAATATTGACTTCTATAAGGGCATTCTCAATGGGTTTGAACGGGCCCCCCGTTAA
- the sppA gene encoding signal peptide peptidase SppA has product MPWPFSRSAQKQIARIEITGAIASGTRKRVLKALKTVEERGFPALLLRIDSPGGTVGDSQEIYEALKRLRQKVKVVASFGNISASGGVYIGVGADHIMANPGTITGSIGVILRGNNLQRLLDKIGISFKVIKSGPYKDILAFDRELTDAETTILQELIDTSYHQFVQTVAEGRKLDEETVRSFADGRVFTGQQALALGLVDRLGTEEDARRWLAELVDLDPEKVKTCPIEQKKSPLMRLLPGQETQEERWMGPWRSQLDWLEFEIATSGLPLWLYRP; this is encoded by the coding sequence ATGCCTTGGCCCTTTTCCCGCTCTGCTCAAAAACAAATTGCCCGCATTGAAATCACCGGGGCGATCGCCAGTGGCACCCGAAAGCGTGTCCTCAAAGCTCTAAAAACCGTTGAAGAACGGGGATTTCCTGCCCTTCTCCTCCGCATTGACAGCCCTGGGGGGACGGTGGGAGATTCCCAAGAAATTTATGAAGCCCTGAAGCGACTACGGCAAAAGGTCAAGGTCGTGGCTAGTTTTGGCAATATTTCTGCCTCCGGTGGGGTCTACATTGGCGTTGGTGCCGATCACATCATGGCCAATCCGGGAACCATTACCGGCAGTATTGGCGTGATCCTGCGGGGGAACAATCTCCAGCGACTACTGGATAAAATTGGGATTTCCTTCAAAGTGATTAAGTCGGGCCCTTACAAGGATATTCTCGCCTTTGACCGGGAACTGACGGACGCAGAAACAACCATCTTGCAAGAGTTAATTGATACTAGCTATCACCAATTTGTCCAAACCGTGGCGGAGGGCCGCAAGCTGGACGAAGAAACGGTACGCAGTTTTGCCGATGGCCGCGTCTTTACCGGCCAACAGGCCCTCGCCCTTGGCCTGGTGGATCGTCTCGGAACCGAAGAAGATGCGCGGCGGTGGCTGGCGGAGTTAGTGGATTTAGACCCAGAGAAAGTCAAAACCTGCCCCATTGAACAAAAAAAATCGCCCCTGATGCGTTTACTACCCGGCCAAGAGACGCAGGAAGAGCGATGGATGGGCCCTTGGCGATCGCAGTTGGACTGGCTAGAGTTTGAAATAGCCACCAGTGGTCTTCCCCTTTGGCTCTATCGCCCGTAA
- the aroH gene encoding chorismate mutase, with amino-acid sequence MEDGNVGWRVRAIRGATTATENSIPAIRDAVIELLREIETRNNLDLTEVISVTFSVTKDLDQIFPAAIARECEGWQQVPLLDVQQMHVEGGLPRCIRCLIYMNTPHPHHRIYHAYLRHAQGLRPDLSLTNALSS; translated from the coding sequence ATGGAGGATGGAAACGTGGGCTGGCGAGTCCGGGCAATTCGAGGGGCAACCACCGCCACCGAAAATTCAATTCCTGCGATTCGGGATGCGGTTATAGAACTGCTTCGGGAAATTGAGACCCGGAATAACCTGGATTTGACGGAGGTGATTAGTGTTACATTCTCTGTCACCAAGGACTTGGATCAAATTTTTCCAGCGGCGATCGCCCGGGAATGTGAAGGATGGCAGCAGGTTCCCCTCCTAGATGTCCAGCAGATGCACGTTGAGGGCGGCCTACCCCGCTGTATTCGTTGCCTCATCTATATGAATACTCCCCATCCCCATCACCGGATTTACCATGCCTATCTCCGCCATGCCCAAGGATTGCGCCCGGATCTGTCCCTCACCAATGCCCTATCCTCCTAA
- a CDS encoding CBS domain-containing protein, whose protein sequence is MTTALVQDYMTPQPITVQEDAAIADAIKLMEDHQIRGLPVLDHQNTLVGLVSEADLIVRQAPLEPPLYLTFLGSVIYFESPESFHHHLKKTLGQQVKDVMSDRPFTIKATAPISEAAQLIVKHHISRLPVLDGENNLVGIITRHDLMRALHP, encoded by the coding sequence ATGACTACTGCCCTCGTTCAAGACTACATGACTCCTCAACCCATTACGGTTCAGGAAGATGCGGCGATCGCCGATGCCATCAAACTCATGGAAGATCATCAAATTCGCGGCTTACCCGTCCTAGATCATCAAAATACCCTCGTGGGTTTGGTATCAGAGGCGGATCTCATCGTCCGTCAGGCCCCCCTAGAGCCACCGCTTTACCTCACCTTTCTGGGCAGTGTGATTTACTTTGAATCCCCTGAGTCTTTCCACCACCACCTCAAGAAAACCCTGGGCCAGCAGGTAAAAGATGTCATGAGCGATCGCCCCTTTACAATTAAAGCCACTGCTCCCATTTCCGAAGCCGCCCAATTAATTGTCAAGCACCACATCAGCCGTTTACCCGTTTTGGATGGGGAAAACAACCTCGTCGGTATTATTACCCGCCATGATCTGATGCGGGCCCTCCATCCCTAG
- a CDS encoding YybH family protein, which yields MSEMNALQIQVHAVLENWAKATRQNRKDEILKNHVPDLVIFDVLSPMKYESAESYRQSWDSWQPETQGDGQFELENLSVTVSTDLAFAHCFIRCGGKMPDGHTFQDLVRATFCLKKIDEAWKIVHQHISKPIQQSGS from the coding sequence ATGAGTGAAATGAATGCGTTACAGATTCAGGTTCACGCAGTTCTCGAAAACTGGGCAAAGGCAACACGGCAAAACCGCAAGGACGAGATTCTCAAAAATCATGTACCTGATCTTGTAATCTTTGACGTGCTATCACCGATGAAATATGAAAGTGCTGAGTCTTATCGCCAAAGTTGGGATAGTTGGCAGCCTGAAACTCAGGGTGATGGTCAGTTTGAACTGGAGAATCTGTCTGTAACAGTCAGTACCGATCTTGCATTTGCACATTGCTTTATTCGTTGTGGCGGTAAAATGCCTGACGGACATACGTTTCAAGATTTGGTTCGGGCTACCTTCTGTCTTAAGAAAATAGACGAAGCGTGGAAGATTGTGCATCAGCATATATCTAAACCGATTCAGCAATCTGGTAGCTAA
- the lnt gene encoding apolipoprotein N-acyltransferase — MSRFPVLVLALLFLWGMIASLAFPPASIWGLGWVALVPLWMYICQPRSPDWWIISFAGFLWGVGFYSTSLNWILDLHPLMWMGVPEANSVAIALGVWLFLCILGGVFSGTWALLFALWGKAAPMGLRILGGVTIWGVLEAICSHSPLWWLSFSLTQSPGNLWLLHLGQLSGPTLVTVVVVAINGFIAEMAIVYLRSRTLPRFLWIPPLLLIIAAHGLGGILMASSPVDVAPRLNIGLIQGNIPTRVKLTAAGIRQAWDHYGQGYKQLVEQGADAVLTPEAALPIRWQPDQVNPLTRAIALEGVPLWLGTFIERNDHVYQSLITLDGDGQVYSVYKKVKLVPLGEYIPEGLGGLVQRLSPLSANLSAGAADQLFQTPLGPAIVGICFESAFSYRFRDQAALGGEWILSLANNDPYTYPLMAQHHAQDVMRAIESDRWLVRATNTGLSAVISPQGQTRWRSQIQVFEIHLSTIYPRRSQTLYVRWGDWFIVVLIITTALAWRYSP, encoded by the coding sequence TTGTCCCGTTTCCCCGTTCTCGTTTTAGCCCTACTCTTTCTGTGGGGAATGATTGCATCCCTGGCCTTTCCGCCCGCATCTATCTGGGGGTTGGGTTGGGTTGCCCTTGTGCCTCTCTGGATGTACATTTGCCAACCGCGATCGCCGGACTGGTGGATCATCTCCTTCGCTGGATTTTTGTGGGGCGTTGGCTTTTATAGCACAAGTCTCAACTGGATTTTAGATCTTCATCCGCTCATGTGGATGGGGGTTCCCGAAGCCAATTCTGTGGCGATCGCCCTAGGGGTATGGCTATTTCTCTGTATATTGGGGGGCGTTTTTAGTGGAACCTGGGCCCTGTTGTTTGCACTCTGGGGTAAAGCCGCTCCCATGGGATTACGAATATTAGGGGGGGTGACGATCTGGGGGGTACTAGAGGCCATTTGCAGTCATTCTCCCCTCTGGTGGCTTTCTTTCTCCCTCACCCAAAGTCCTGGAAATCTCTGGCTACTTCATCTGGGGCAACTGTCGGGGCCGACCCTCGTAACTGTGGTGGTGGTGGCAATCAATGGATTCATTGCAGAAATGGCGATCGTCTATCTGCGCTCCCGTACCCTACCCCGATTCCTGTGGATACCACCCCTACTTCTCATTATTGCTGCCCATGGATTGGGGGGGATACTCATGGCTAGTAGCCCAGTCGATGTTGCTCCCCGCCTCAACATTGGTCTGATCCAGGGAAATATTCCCACCCGAGTGAAACTCACTGCCGCCGGTATTCGTCAAGCCTGGGATCACTATGGCCAAGGCTACAAACAATTAGTGGAGCAGGGAGCCGATGCAGTATTAACCCCAGAAGCGGCTCTCCCCATTCGCTGGCAACCCGATCAGGTGAATCCTCTCACCCGGGCGATCGCCCTTGAGGGAGTTCCTCTTTGGCTGGGTACATTTATTGAGCGAAACGATCATGTTTATCAAAGCTTAATTACCCTAGATGGCGATGGTCAGGTATATAGCGTCTATAAAAAAGTGAAGCTAGTTCCCCTGGGAGAGTATATTCCTGAAGGGTTAGGGGGATTGGTGCAGCGACTCTCACCCCTAAGTGCTAATTTGAGTGCTGGGGCAGCGGATCAACTCTTTCAAACGCCTTTGGGGCCCGCCATTGTCGGTATTTGTTTTGAATCAGCGTTTTCCTATCGTTTTCGGGATCAGGCGGCCTTGGGGGGAGAGTGGATTTTAAGCTTGGCTAATAATGATCCCTATACCTATCCTCTGATGGCTCAACACCATGCTCAGGATGTGATGCGTGCCATTGAAAGCGATCGCTGGTTAGTGCGGGCAACTAATACGGGGCTATCTGCGGTCATTAGTCCCCAGGGCCAGACCCGTTGGCGATCGCAGATTCAGGTATTTGAAATTCACCTATCAACGATTTATCCGCGCCGGAGTCAAACGCTGTATGTGCGGTGGGGAGATTGGTTCATAGTCGTCCTCATCATAACCACAGCCCTAGCTTGGCGATATAGCCCCTAG
- a CDS encoding type IV pilin-like G/H family protein, translated as MIQVMEIKRFAYTMAGLGALTVILGSCTQARQTGTDIGTAIIQPQNQAKEAEAQISLRAMLRGQQAYFMENGRFTESLGDLGLGLPQETGTYHYEISLKSPPGNDQLVIVRAIAQDKTLRNHTAALGMGTGGNMTEVICQCKQPGESIWDPKLMNGQLQCGTDSEPII; from the coding sequence ATGATCCAAGTCATGGAGATCAAACGGTTTGCCTATACCATGGCAGGATTAGGAGCCTTAACCGTGATCTTGGGGAGTTGTACCCAAGCCCGACAAACCGGCACAGACATTGGTACAGCGATTATTCAACCCCAAAACCAGGCAAAGGAAGCTGAAGCTCAAATCAGCCTGCGGGCAATGTTGCGGGGACAACAGGCCTATTTTATGGAAAATGGTCGATTTACGGAATCCTTAGGGGACTTAGGTTTAGGCCTACCCCAAGAAACAGGAACCTATCACTACGAAATTTCCCTGAAGAGTCCTCCAGGCAATGATCAACTTGTGATTGTGCGGGCGATCGCCCAGGATAAAACCCTCAGAAATCATACCGCAGCCCTAGGGATGGGCACAGGGGGCAATATGACGGAGGTAATATGCCAATGCAAGCAGCCCGGTGAATCCATCTGGGATCCCAAGCTAATGAATGGGCAACTTCAATGTGGGACAGATAGTGAACCGATTATATAG